In Candidatus Berkelbacteria bacterium, the following are encoded in one genomic region:
- a CDS encoding DUF916 domain-containing protein, whose product MKLKFILLLLIAFLLGSLFAVPGLTSAQSTTAIAVSPVSFDFGVNPGATETNVLKVTNTSAAELQLEARIENIVGADDRGQVTLTEEETEFSLTKWVTASPSRFTLKAKETRTISFTIKVPANAEPGGHYGSILIGTVASSDPGASTGSSIVQRVGSLLLVRVAGTAKESALATKFYPKNLAGNWEAITSDDKTTTYYIAKEEDFSKEAEKHYFNAGPVAFNLTFKNSGNVHFRPSGFVTIYNIFGKKVQELSIEPRNVFPGVERDLTVIWPQSKLWGGYYRAQLLAVYGQSNQTISATTTFWAFPWVAAVIIGTLLVFIIVARKRLFKVVKVLIRG is encoded by the coding sequence ATGAAGTTAAAGTTCATTTTATTACTCTTAATCGCCTTTTTACTGGGAAGCCTGTTTGCGGTTCCTGGTTTAACGAGCGCTCAAAGCACAACAGCAATTGCTGTATCACCTGTCAGTTTCGATTTTGGCGTTAACCCAGGCGCCACGGAAACGAACGTCCTCAAAGTCACTAACACTTCGGCGGCTGAGCTTCAGCTAGAGGCCCGAATCGAGAATATTGTTGGTGCCGATGACCGTGGACAAGTCACCCTCACGGAGGAAGAAACCGAGTTTTCCCTTACCAAATGGGTAACGGCATCACCGTCGCGATTCACTCTCAAGGCGAAGGAAACTCGAACGATATCATTTACGATCAAAGTCCCCGCCAATGCGGAGCCAGGCGGCCATTATGGCTCCATTCTGATCGGTACTGTGGCAAGCAGCGACCCTGGGGCTAGCACCGGCTCCTCAATTGTTCAACGCGTTGGCTCATTACTACTTGTTAGAGTCGCTGGTACCGCCAAAGAATCGGCGCTGGCGACAAAATTTTACCCCAAGAACCTAGCAGGTAATTGGGAAGCAATCACCAGCGACGATAAAACCACCACGTACTATATCGCTAAAGAAGAAGACTTCAGCAAGGAAGCCGAGAAGCATTATTTCAACGCTGGGCCTGTTGCTTTCAACCTTACCTTCAAGAACAGCGGCAACGTTCACTTTCGCCCCTCTGGGTTCGTGACTATCTACAATATCTTCGGTAAAAAAGTCCAAGAGCTCTCGATCGAGCCTCGCAACGTTTTCCCTGGGGTTGAACGTGACTTAACCGTTATTTGGCCTCAAAGCAAACTCTGGGGCGGGTACTACAGGGCACAGCTGCTTGCGGTATACGGACAGTCAAATCAAACAATAAGTGCTACTACAACATTCTGGGCGTTTCCGTGGGTGGCAGCGGTCATTATTGGCACCTTGCTGGTCTTCATAATCGTGGCCCGTAAACGACTGTTTAAGGTGGTTAAAGTTCTTATCAGGGGTTGA
- a CDS encoding phosphoglycerate kinase has translation MHFLEDAPLSGRRVLLRIVADVPYDLKKRPIVQDDFRLRQVMPTIHYLLDYGASVVLLSHLGHQDESGVVEKKNSLEPIYAHLSDLLRRPIKFAPSLFGADTQRMVEALKPGEIMALENLRFDPGEIKNSRTFASKLARYGDLYVNDAFGVSHRESASIVALAGLLPCYGGLLLEREVQVLYSLMKNPARPYVTIVGGVKISDKMPTIKQFIHKADWILVGGGVANTLLKASGINVKDSVIDLEGLETAKEILKLGKGKLILPIDYVWQGKSIVDIGPETRQLFKKHLNPARTIFWSGPLGKVEDAKYRQGSLEIAHAVTHDGATTVVGGGDTVSFVNDANLGRLFSFISTGGSATLEYLSGTNLPGLIALSR, from the coding sequence ATGCATTTTCTTGAAGACGCCCCGCTCTCAGGCCGTCGCGTTTTGCTTCGTATAGTCGCTGACGTGCCGTATGATTTGAAGAAACGCCCAATTGTCCAGGACGACTTTCGCTTGCGCCAGGTTATGCCCACAATCCACTACCTGTTAGATTACGGCGCATCCGTGGTTTTATTGTCCCACCTAGGCCACCAGGACGAGAGTGGCGTGGTAGAAAAAAAGAATAGCTTAGAGCCCATTTATGCTCACTTGTCGGATCTACTTAGGCGGCCGATTAAATTCGCACCGTCACTCTTCGGCGCTGATACCCAGCGTATGGTTGAAGCGCTTAAGCCCGGCGAAATTATGGCGCTAGAGAACCTGCGCTTCGACCCAGGTGAGATAAAAAACTCACGAACCTTTGCGTCCAAACTTGCCCGATACGGCGACCTTTACGTCAACGACGCTTTTGGCGTTTCGCATCGGGAGAGCGCCTCGATCGTGGCGCTTGCGGGGCTCCTGCCGTGCTACGGCGGCTTATTACTCGAGCGTGAGGTTCAGGTCCTCTACAGCCTGATGAAGAACCCAGCTCGGCCTTATGTCACGATTGTCGGCGGGGTCAAAATTAGCGACAAAATGCCAACAATTAAACAGTTCATTCATAAGGCTGATTGGATCCTGGTCGGCGGCGGCGTGGCTAACACACTTCTCAAGGCCTCAGGGATTAACGTCAAGGACTCTGTCATCGATCTTGAAGGTCTCGAAACTGCCAAGGAGATTCTGAAACTAGGCAAAGGTAAGTTGATCTTGCCGATTGATTATGTCTGGCAAGGTAAATCGATCGTCGATATCGGCCCGGAGACGCGTCAGCTTTTCAAGAAACATCTTAACCCCGCGCGGACTATCTTTTGGAGCGGCCCGCTTGGTAAGGTTGAAGATGCGAAATATCGCCAGGGCTCGCTAGAGATCGCTCACGCTGTCACTCACGACGGCGCCACGACCGTTGTTGGTGGCGGAGACACTGTCAGCTTCGTTAACGACGCTAATCTCGGCAGACTCTTCTCGTTTATCTCAACTGGCGGATCAGCTACCCTAGAGTACTTGAGCGGTACCAACTTACCGGGCCTTATCGCGTTAAGCCGTTAG
- a CDS encoding carbohydrate kinase family protein yields the protein MNRINVVGDSLIDLSFALPRQFIHRYQQQQKLELPFGEKLSTEGYALDAGGSGNNVAVGMHRAGYKVWFHTGLATDVFGDFLRTFLGSNDISVDEGESMTQTPISVILRAGGERTIVTARNFPSSCPKVLPEEDWLHLGPFHGDLDKLSSIVQPHQVKSGQGISFNPSIESLEERSRGLLSLLKTVTILFVNLHEAIVLTRLPQRTPVEELLSSLRRMGPKTICITDGERGAYVADDEVILSAPALVTQHERIDATGAGDAFTTGFLASYLSPMELASQGALLRRSLGCGIASSAAAIGEVGATRGLLDYEAIMHDAERVKVRSLG from the coding sequence ATGAACAGAATCAACGTCGTTGGCGATAGCTTAATCGATCTTAGTTTTGCCCTGCCGCGTCAGTTTATCCATCGTTACCAACAACAGCAGAAACTTGAGCTACCGTTTGGTGAAAAACTCTCAACGGAAGGTTACGCTCTTGACGCTGGCGGCTCGGGAAATAACGTCGCTGTAGGTATGCATCGGGCCGGTTACAAGGTTTGGTTTCATACTGGGCTAGCGACGGATGTCTTTGGTGACTTCCTGCGAACATTCCTAGGGTCCAACGATATCAGTGTTGATGAAGGTGAAAGCATGACCCAAACTCCAATCTCTGTGATCCTACGCGCTGGTGGAGAAAGGACTATTGTTACAGCTCGCAATTTTCCGAGCAGTTGTCCAAAGGTGCTGCCAGAGGAGGACTGGCTCCACCTTGGTCCGTTCCACGGCGATTTAGACAAGCTTAGTTCAATCGTTCAGCCTCATCAGGTAAAGAGCGGCCAAGGCATAAGTTTCAACCCAAGTATTGAAAGCCTTGAGGAACGCTCTCGTGGTCTGTTGTCGCTACTCAAGACGGTGACGATCTTATTTGTCAATCTTCATGAAGCTATAGTCCTGACGCGACTGCCTCAGCGTACACCAGTTGAAGAGCTGCTCTCGTCCTTGAGACGGATGGGTCCGAAAACTATTTGTATCACTGACGGAGAGCGCGGAGCATACGTTGCCGATGATGAGGTAATACTGAGCGCTCCGGCGCTGGTGACACAGCACGAAAGGATCGATGCTACCGGCGCTGGCGACGCCTTCACTACCGGATTTCTGGCGAGCTACTTATCGCCAATGGAACTTGCCAGCCAGGGGGCCCTACTGCGTCGCTCACTGGGCTGTGGGATTGCCTCCTCAGCTGCCGCTATAGGCGAAGTCGGAGCTACCCGGGGTCTATTAGACTATGAAGCGATTATGCATGATGCCGAGAGGGTTAAAGTGAGATCGCTCGGATGA
- the tpiA gene encoding triose-phosphate isomerase, with protein MRPYIVGNWKLYPTLSDSLVLAATLKRRLESLKGVEVVLAPPNAWLVPVVEAWRHPLSHVHFAAQNIWPEDQGAYTGEMSAYMAKDLVKYALIGHSERRLHAHEDDDLVREKVQACLRWRLRPIVCVGEAKRIIDSTGRVDTYQWQKVENEMMESLHGVKDDDLGRILIAYEPLWAISSATSHNPARPEYAAEVIRRLRARLGEKYGVSRAAEVPILYGGSVSKDDAADYLRQEGIDGILAGAVSVKAADFIAICELAARRA; from the coding sequence ATGAGACCATATATTGTGGGTAACTGGAAACTGTATCCGACGTTGAGCGATAGCTTAGTACTAGCTGCAACCTTGAAACGTCGTCTTGAGTCCCTCAAAGGTGTTGAGGTTGTCTTGGCGCCGCCGAATGCGTGGTTAGTGCCAGTTGTTGAGGCGTGGCGCCACCCTTTAAGCCATGTCCATTTCGCCGCCCAAAATATCTGGCCGGAGGATCAGGGGGCTTACACCGGAGAAATGTCGGCCTATATGGCTAAGGATTTAGTTAAATATGCGCTTATTGGTCACTCGGAGCGCCGACTGCATGCCCACGAGGACGACGATTTGGTTCGAGAAAAGGTTCAAGCCTGTTTACGTTGGCGACTTAGGCCGATTGTCTGTGTCGGAGAAGCGAAGCGGATTATTGATTCGACGGGACGGGTTGATACTTATCAGTGGCAAAAAGTCGAAAACGAGATGATGGAGTCACTACACGGCGTTAAAGACGACGATCTTGGCCGAATCCTGATTGCTTACGAGCCGCTCTGGGCGATTAGCAGCGCTACTAGCCATAACCCAGCTCGTCCTGAATACGCTGCGGAGGTAATTCGACGGCTCAGAGCTCGGCTTGGGGAGAAGTACGGCGTTAGTCGGGCCGCAGAGGTGCCAATTCTTTACGGCGGCAGTGTTAGCAAAGACGACGCAGCGGATTATCTTCGACAAGAGGGCATTGATGGAATACTAGCTGGCGCGGTGTCTGTTAAGGCAGCTGATTTTATTGCTATTTGTGAGTTGGCCGCCCGCCGAGCATGA
- a CDS encoding prolyl-tRNA synthetase has translation MRRSQFYIPTRRDVAKQESINAYLLTRAGYISQITAGAYALLPLAVRSIHKIEQIIREEMDALGGSEVIFTALQPKETWEKSGRWDDPNFRQIVYQDEEAGMTFGATHEEPMALVVKEKVQSYRDLPVVLYQFQTKFRKELRPKSGLLRGREFRMKDLYSFHEDEKAHDKFYEQSAASYLKVFERLGLEAYRVKASGGVFSSEFSDEFQVICPTGEDEVLLDHKTKTGFNKEVEGSVPKHQLKGLERVKAVEVGNIFHLGTKYPDAFDFKFLDSSGKRRSIYMGSYGIGITRLLGILAELNNDEHGLKLPLQVAPFQVVLVDLASEGKVGEQLYKELGASGVDVLYDDRDEAPGIKLVESDLIGVPFRVLHSQKTAQEGKVELKNRLSGKIQLVAKDELVEKLKAELSR, from the coding sequence ATGCGCCGCAGCCAATTTTACATCCCCACGCGGCGTGACGTCGCCAAACAAGAAAGCATTAACGCCTATTTATTAACTAGAGCAGGGTATATCTCACAAATTACCGCCGGGGCCTACGCGCTACTACCACTTGCCGTGCGGTCGATCCATAAGATCGAGCAGATCATCCGCGAAGAGATGGATGCTCTCGGTGGTTCAGAGGTTATTTTTACTGCTTTGCAACCTAAAGAAACCTGGGAAAAGTCTGGCCGCTGGGACGACCCTAACTTCAGGCAGATCGTTTATCAGGACGAAGAGGCTGGTATGACCTTTGGGGCGACACACGAGGAGCCGATGGCGCTCGTCGTCAAAGAGAAAGTTCAATCTTACCGCGATCTCCCGGTGGTGCTGTACCAGTTCCAGACCAAATTCCGCAAAGAATTACGACCAAAGTCAGGATTATTGCGCGGACGAGAGTTCCGCATGAAAGATCTCTACAGTTTCCATGAAGACGAAAAGGCTCACGACAAGTTCTATGAGCAGTCTGCCGCTTCCTACCTAAAGGTTTTTGAACGCCTCGGGCTCGAAGCCTATCGCGTTAAAGCAAGCGGCGGAGTTTTCAGTAGTGAGTTTTCGGACGAGTTTCAGGTTATCTGCCCAACAGGAGAGGACGAAGTACTACTTGATCACAAAACCAAGACTGGTTTCAACAAAGAAGTGGAAGGCAGCGTTCCTAAGCATCAGCTCAAGGGCTTAGAGCGCGTCAAGGCGGTTGAAGTCGGCAACATCTTTCATCTCGGCACCAAATATCCGGACGCCTTCGATTTCAAGTTTCTTGATTCGTCCGGGAAACGACGCTCTATATACATGGGTAGCTACGGGATCGGCATCACCCGCCTACTGGGCATTCTCGCCGAGCTGAACAACGACGAGCACGGATTGAAACTACCCCTGCAGGTTGCCCCGTTTCAGGTGGTTCTGGTAGATCTAGCCAGCGAAGGCAAGGTAGGCGAACAGCTCTATAAAGAATTAGGTGCCTCGGGCGTTGACGTGTTATACGACGACCGCGACGAGGCGCCCGGAATTAAGCTCGTGGAGAGCGATTTAATCGGCGTTCCATTCCGAGTTCTCCATAGTCAAAAAACTGCTCAGGAGGGCAAAGTAGAGCTTAAAAACCGTCTTAGCGGCAAGATTCAGCTGGTTGCTAAGGATGAGTTAGTCGAAAAACTCAAAGCGGAACTTTCGCGCTAG
- a CDS encoding site-2 protease family protein, with protein sequence MATTLIVFLVILSVLVYVHEFGHFLLAKLNGVKVLEFAFGFRPRLFFKKIGETEYAVNLIPLGGYVKLYGEGDGEKGPQSFRSKSIFQRFQVLVAGALMNLVLAWLILTGLFMTGFDPLMPGVGNNPFVTATQQVGVVRVVEGTPASSAGILAGDTITKVDGQAVASDQEFVALVNNKRGKELVLTLDRNGEQQLVTLTPRENPPPGQGMLGVAIRSTGQVRSSVLMAPVAGFYETGRIIGVSAQGIGNFAKNLFIRGKVSEDVTGIIGIGALTGVTRRLGFDYLVQLVAVVSIGLGVINLVPLLPLDGGHIAALGYEKLAGRPMSDRQLGALATVGLALVLLLFVVVTYKDIVRFDILGRFF encoded by the coding sequence ATGGCAACGACGTTGATAGTTTTTCTCGTAATCTTAAGCGTCTTAGTTTATGTTCACGAATTTGGCCATTTTCTACTCGCTAAACTAAATGGCGTTAAAGTGCTGGAATTTGCTTTTGGTTTTCGCCCCCGCTTATTCTTCAAAAAAATTGGTGAAACAGAGTACGCAGTAAACCTTATTCCTCTCGGGGGCTACGTCAAATTGTATGGTGAAGGTGACGGGGAGAAAGGCCCGCAGTCGTTTCGATCCAAAAGCATCTTCCAGCGCTTTCAAGTATTAGTCGCGGGCGCTTTGATGAATTTGGTACTTGCCTGGCTGATTCTGACCGGTCTTTTCATGACTGGTTTTGACCCATTAATGCCTGGGGTCGGTAATAACCCGTTTGTCACTGCCACCCAACAGGTGGGGGTGGTTAGGGTGGTGGAAGGAACGCCAGCATCATCAGCCGGGATACTTGCCGGCGACACAATTACAAAAGTTGACGGTCAAGCAGTTGCTAGCGACCAGGAATTTGTTGCTTTAGTTAACAATAAGCGCGGTAAGGAATTGGTACTGACTTTGGACCGAAACGGCGAGCAGCAGCTCGTTACCTTGACTCCTCGAGAAAATCCGCCGCCTGGCCAAGGTATGCTGGGCGTAGCGATTAGATCAACTGGCCAAGTGCGCTCCTCGGTGCTTATGGCGCCCGTAGCAGGTTTTTACGAGACTGGCAGGATTATCGGCGTCTCAGCTCAAGGTATCGGCAATTTTGCGAAAAACCTTTTTATCCGTGGCAAGGTCTCAGAGGACGTTACCGGTATTATTGGTATCGGTGCTTTAACTGGTGTAACGCGGCGCTTAGGCTTCGATTACCTCGTCCAGCTCGTCGCGGTAGTTTCTATAGGTCTCGGGGTAATTAATCTTGTGCCGTTACTGCCGCTTGACGGCGGTCATATTGCGGCCCTAGGTTATGAGAAACTAGCCGGCCGGCCGATGAGCGATCGTCAGCTTGGAGCGTTAGCGACAGTTGGTCTCGCGTTAGTCTTATTACTATTCGTGGTGGTGACCTATAAAGATATTGTCAGGTTCGATATATTGGGGCGCTTTTTCTAA
- the frr gene encoding ribosome recycling factor, with product MQSISSLKTAMQKTLDVLGEDLRTLRPGRASGDLVGTLPVAAYGGTMPLNQVASISANDQGQLIVQPWDKSVVAAIENAIRDSQLGFSVINEGAQLRLSVPPLSQERRAEFVKLVAQKGEAARIQLRQLRGDAMQTANREKTAGTMREDELNRFTKDLNELIDDFNQQVKTLVETKERELMTV from the coding sequence ATGCAGTCAATTAGTTCACTCAAGACAGCAATGCAAAAAACCCTCGACGTCTTAGGCGAGGATTTACGTACGCTCCGTCCAGGCCGAGCGTCAGGTGATTTAGTCGGCACTCTACCAGTTGCTGCCTACGGGGGCACGATGCCGCTTAACCAAGTTGCGTCCATCTCCGCTAATGACCAAGGGCAGCTTATTGTTCAGCCTTGGGATAAATCAGTCGTCGCGGCAATCGAAAACGCCATTCGCGACAGTCAGCTGGGCTTCTCGGTTATTAACGAAGGGGCGCAGCTACGTTTAAGCGTTCCGCCGCTGAGCCAAGAGCGACGTGCAGAGTTCGTTAAACTGGTTGCCCAGAAAGGTGAGGCCGCACGGATCCAATTGAGGCAACTTCGTGGTGATGCGATGCAGACGGCAAATCGGGAGAAGACGGCTGGAACAATGAGAGAAGACGAGCTTAATCGCTTTACTAAGGATTTGAACGAATTAATCGACGATTTCAATCAACAGGTCAAGACACTAGTTGAGACCAAAGAGCGAGAGTTGATGACAGTCTAA
- the tsf gene encoding translation elongation factor Ts: protein MNITVEQIKSLRAKTGLGIHDVKRALEEAGSDEAKAMALLKDWGLSTVAKKADRATGQGLIETYVHGGGRIGAMVEVNCETDFVARNEDFKKFVREIALQVASMKPENVDELLKQEYFRDPSLTIEQLLNDTIAKIGENMKINRVARFELGE from the coding sequence ATGAATATAACTGTTGAACAGATTAAATCTCTGCGCGCCAAGACTGGCTTAGGTATTCACGACGTTAAGCGAGCGCTGGAAGAAGCCGGCAGTGACGAAGCTAAGGCGATGGCCCTACTTAAAGATTGGGGACTCTCAACGGTTGCTAAGAAGGCAGACCGGGCAACTGGCCAGGGTTTGATCGAAACTTACGTCCACGGCGGCGGTCGGATCGGAGCAATGGTTGAGGTCAACTGTGAGACAGATTTTGTGGCTCGCAACGAGGATTTCAAAAAGTTTGTCCGCGAAATTGCGCTTCAAGTTGCCTCGATGAAACCGGAAAATGTTGATGAGCTTCTAAAGCAGGAATACTTCCGTGATCCGTCACTAACGATCGAGCAGTTACTCAACGACACTATCGCCAAGATCGGCGAGAACATGAAGATTAACCGCGTGGCGCGGTTTGAACTAGGCGAGTAG
- the rpsB gene encoding 30S ribosomal protein S2 gives MAMPTILELAQAGAHYGHHRSLTFPKAKNFIYMTKNNVSLINLEETLNRLEIAQKLLTEYRAEDRPILFVGTKRSIRSIVKEAAESIQAPYMVERWYGGFLTNFGNFSAQFKKMRELEEFIASEKGQKLDKKQRAKHQAKLDHYQRFLGGAASLKAMPELLIIGSATEDRIALGEARRLNIPVIAITDTDVNPDSVDYPIPANDDAPRAIEMVLKALVETPVKKVEAKSKVEGEPTKEKPKKAVKKAVKATAKPKKPVAKKSK, from the coding sequence ATGGCGATGCCAACGATTCTTGAACTCGCTCAAGCCGGTGCTCATTACGGCCACCACCGATCGCTCACTTTTCCGAAAGCGAAGAACTTTATTTATATGACCAAGAACAACGTCTCGTTGATTAACCTTGAGGAAACACTCAACCGTCTCGAGATTGCTCAGAAACTCTTAACTGAATACAGAGCAGAAGACCGCCCGATTCTCTTTGTCGGAACGAAGCGCTCGATCCGCTCAATCGTTAAAGAGGCGGCTGAATCGATCCAAGCGCCTTATATGGTCGAACGCTGGTACGGTGGTTTCCTAACAAATTTCGGTAACTTTTCCGCTCAGTTTAAGAAAATGCGAGAACTCGAAGAATTCATCGCGAGTGAGAAGGGCCAGAAGTTAGACAAGAAGCAGCGCGCCAAACACCAGGCCAAACTCGATCACTATCAGCGTTTCCTGGGTGGCGCGGCTAGTCTTAAAGCGATGCCTGAGCTTCTAATTATCGGTAGCGCCACCGAAGACCGTATCGCTCTCGGCGAAGCGCGACGTTTGAATATCCCTGTCATTGCCATTACCGACACTGATGTTAATCCAGACTCGGTTGATTACCCAATTCCTGCTAACGACGACGCTCCGCGAGCCATAGAGATGGTCCTCAAGGCCCTCGTTGAGACGCCCGTAAAAAAGGTTGAGGCAAAATCCAAAGTTGAAGGTGAACCAACTAAGGAAAAACCAAAAAAGGCCGTCAAGAAAGCTGTTAAGGCTACAGCTAAACCGAAAAAGCCCGTAGCGAAAAAGTCTAAGTGA
- the rpmE gene encoding 50S ribosomal protein L31 — translation MQKEIHPEYFQQAKVTCSCGNEFVVGATVPEFRVDICSNCHPLYTGKKKLVDTAGRVDRFQARLQKTAAKKEGAKK, via the coding sequence ATGCAAAAAGAGATCCATCCGGAATACTTCCAGCAAGCTAAAGTGACTTGCTCCTGTGGCAACGAGTTCGTTGTTGGCGCCACCGTACCTGAATTCCGCGTCGATATCTGTTCGAACTGCCACCCGCTTTACACTGGTAAGAAAAAGCTTGTCGACACCGCTGGACGAGTTGACCGATTCCAGGCTCGTCTTCAGAAAACTGCCGCCAAAAAAGAAGGTGCGAAGAAATAA